The nucleotide window TTGGCGCGCCCATCGGATCGGTGCTTGTCGGGCCGGAGGATTTGTTGGCCAGGGCAAGGCGGATGCGCAAGATGCTGGGGGGCGGGATGCGGCAGGCGGGTGTTCTGGCCGCCGCAGGGCTTCACGCGCTGGAGCATAACGTGGCGCGCCTGCAGGAGGATCACGAGCGGGCGGAGACGCTCGCCAAGCATCTGGACACGCTCGGTTTGGGGGACGTCACGCAGGCCACGAACATGGTGTTTCTGACCCCCCGAGCGGATCTGGACCTGTCGATCCTGCCCGCCCACGGATTACACGTCGCGGCACCGGACCCGGCCATGCGCCTTGTCTTGCATCGCGATATCACCGAGGCGGGATTTGCCGCCGTGCTTGCCGCCTTCACGATGCTGGCCGAGGCGAAGGGCGCGGCCTGATGCGGGTGCTGATCACAGGCGCGGGCGGCATGATCGGCGCCCGGCTTGCCAGGCGCGTCGCGCGGGATGGCCGGATCGGGGACAGCCCCGTTACGCATATGATCCTGACCGATCTCCACGCGCCCAATGCGCCAGATGCACCGTTCGAGACCACGTCACGCGCGGCCGATTTGGCGACGGAGGCAGGGCGCGCCGCCATCCTGCGGGAGCGGCCCGACGTGATCTTCAACCTTGCCGCAATCGTCTCGGGCGCGGCGGAGGCGGATTTCGAGCTTGGATACCGCTTCAACCTCGACGCGACGGCGGCGTTCCTCGATGACATTCGGCGGATGGGCGGCGCGCCCAAGGTGATCTCAACCTCCTCCGTCGCCGCGTTCGGTGGGGATTTGCCCGATATCGTGCCCGACGATCATTGCCTGACGCCGCAGAACTCCTACGGCACCCAGAAGGCGATGGGGGAGCTTTTGCAGGCCGATCACACGCGGCGCGGCCATCTGGACGGACGTTGCGTGCGGCTGCCCACAATCTGCGTGCGACCCGGCGCGCCCAACGCCGCCGCGTCCGGCTTCATCTCGGGCATCATCCGGGAGCCGCTGGCGGGTGTTGAGGCCGCCCTGCCCGTGTCGGATGATCTGAGGGTCTGGATCGCGTCACCCGATTGCGCGGTGGAGACGCTGTTGCATGCCGCCACGCTTCCGCCGGGCGCACTTGGCCCCGGCGCGGTCGTGTCGGGGCGGGGCATCAGCGTCACGATCGCGGAGATGCTGGAGGCGCTGGAGCGGGTGGCGGGCGCAAATGTGCGCGCCCGCGTGACGCCGCACCCCGACCCCGTGGTGGCCGGTATCGTGGGTGGCTGGCCCAAGGCCTTCGCCTGCACGCTCGCGAAACACCTGGATTTCCCGGTCGATGATGGCATCGACAGCATCATCCGCGCCCATATGGACGGATCGTCGAGCTGACGCGGCATCCCGTCCCCGCCGTCAGGCACGCAGCCGGATCGCCCCTATTGCGGCGGCGCCCCGCCCATCATCAGGCTGGCCAGGTAGGGCAGGCTGAGGCCCAGGGCGACGATCACCCCGATCAGGATCGCCCATCTCAGCCCGTTCAGCACCCGTTGCAGAATCTGCTCCACCGCGAACCAGGTGAACAGGCCGAGGCCGAACGCGACCGTGCCGGGCAGATCGTTGACCGTGTGGCCGATGCCCACGACCCAATCGGTCAGGGTCTGAACCAATGCGCCGAATTCCATGTGCCTGCCACTCCGCTGCCCGATGCGTCGCCCCCCGACCTGACGCAGATCGGGGCGGAGTTCCAGCCTCGATCACAGAACACCCCCTCCCTGTCCGCGCTTTGACACCGCCGCCCCCGGCTGGCATCAGGTGGTGCACAGCAAGGTGTTGCCCATGCCGCCTCCACCCCCTTTTCCCACCGGTTCGGACGCCCGCCGATGATGGCGCTT belongs to Hasllibacter sp. MH4015 and includes:
- the denD gene encoding D-erythronate dehydrogenase, which translates into the protein MRVLITGAGGMIGARLARRVARDGRIGDSPVTHMILTDLHAPNAPDAPFETTSRAADLATEAGRAAILRERPDVIFNLAAIVSGAAEADFELGYRFNLDATAAFLDDIRRMGGAPKVISTSSVAAFGGDLPDIVPDDHCLTPQNSYGTQKAMGELLQADHTRRGHLDGRCVRLPTICVRPGAPNAAASGFISGIIREPLAGVEAALPVSDDLRVWIASPDCAVETLLHAATLPPGALGPGAVVSGRGISVTIAEMLEALERVAGANVRARVTPHPDPVVAGIVGGWPKAFACTLAKHLDFPVDDGIDSIIRAHMDGSSS